A portion of the Staphylococcus felis genome contains these proteins:
- the ccsA gene encoding cytochrome c biogenesis protein CcsA — protein sequence MSVLTWLILTISFMLTAMKQSDFMIVLLNVLGFIFMMIHTFHPYQFNLDVSRMTVMNELLVVHISLALISYVIFAIAFVNSIIYLMQFQNLKQKKFTQYFFRMSSLEQIEYIVFFCSLVGNVLLLVSLILGVQWGLMTVGLHIFVDLKVISSLLIFICYMVYIILRLVKQFKIISLIYFNIFLFLSCMINLIVITQLSSFHQWTGV from the coding sequence ATGAGTGTTTTAACATGGCTTATACTTACAATCAGTTTTATGCTAACAGCTATGAAACAATCGGATTTTATGATAGTCCTTTTAAATGTTCTGGGTTTTATTTTTATGATGATTCACACGTTTCATCCCTACCAATTTAATTTAGATGTTTCTCGTATGACGGTGATGAATGAATTATTAGTTGTTCATATTTCTCTTGCGTTAATAAGTTATGTTATTTTTGCGATTGCATTTGTTAATTCGATTATTTATCTGATGCAATTTCAAAACTTAAAGCAGAAAAAGTTCACGCAATATTTCTTTAGAATGAGCAGTCTTGAACAGATAGAGTACATTGTCTTTTTTTGTTCATTAGTTGGAAATGTACTATTATTGGTGAGTTTAATATTAGGTGTTCAATGGGGGCTTATGACTGTTGGACTACATATTTTTGTTGATTTAAAGGTTATTTCATCATTACTTATTTTTATATGTTATATGGTATATATCATACTTAGATTAGTAAAACAGTTTAAGATTATCTCATTAATTTACTTTAATATTTTTCTTTTTTTAAGTTGTATGATTAATTTAATTGTAATTACTCAATTGTCTTCATTTCATCAGTGGACTGGGGTATAA